A section of the Paenibacillus yonginensis genome encodes:
- a CDS encoding alpha/beta-type small acid-soluble spore protein — MARSNNRQLIPESKDAIKQMKYEIAAEFGLPVGYGGNGFGDTEFAGELGAFGEGSSQSSYWGHLTSRENGSVGGEITKRLVAMAEKQSLL, encoded by the coding sequence ATGGCTAGAAGCAATAATCGTCAGCTTATTCCGGAATCGAAGGATGCCATTAAACAAATGAAATATGAAATTGCCGCCGAGTTTGGCCTGCCGGTGGGTTATGGGGGCAATGGGTTTGGAGATACGGAGTTTGCCGGGGAACTGGGCGCATTTGGTGAAGGTTCTTCGCAATCCAGCTACTGGGGGCATCTGACTTCACGTGAGAATGGTTCTGTCGGCGGGGAAATCACTAAACGTCTGGTAGCCATGGCCGAAAAACAATCCCTGCTGTAA
- the ltrA gene encoding group II intron reverse transcriptase/maturase, with protein sequence MKVTETGAKGSQLLTEDSLQKNSAEHEGYAGVHSPARITETDDTNATESKDRLLEKIVSRDNLNEAFKRVKANKGSHGIDGMGVDELLQYLRDNGETIKQLILGGKYRPNPVRRVEIPKENGKKRNLGIPTVVDRVIQQAIAQVLTPIYERQFSDNSYGFRPKRSAHHAMKRSQQYVQEGYRYVVDMDLEKYFDTVNQSKLIEVLSRTIKDGRVISLIHKYLRAGVVVKHKFEDTEIGVPQGGNLSPILSNIMLNELDKELEARGHRFVRYADDMLIFCRSRRSAERTLTKILPYIEKKLFLKVNREKTIVDDATKVKFLGFSFYQSKGETRVRIHPKSVSKMKAKVKELTSRSNGMGNTDRALKLRRYIMGWVNYFKLADMKQLLQTTDKWMRRRIRMVFWKQWKRVRTKLERLISLGIHEQKAWEYANTRKGYWRISNSPILSKSLGNNRLKNLGFLFFSDYYRQVTAHS encoded by the coding sequence ATGAAAGTTACCGAAACAGGAGCCAAGGGCAGCCAACTTCTAACGGAAGACTCTTTGCAAAAGAATAGTGCGGAACACGAAGGATATGCGGGAGTGCACAGTCCTGCGAGGATAACCGAAACCGACGACACCAACGCAACCGAGTCGAAGGACCGGTTGCTTGAGAAAATCGTTAGCAGGGACAACTTGAACGAAGCATTCAAGAGAGTCAAAGCGAACAAGGGATCGCACGGAATCGACGGGATGGGAGTAGATGAACTTCTACAATATCTCAGAGACAACGGCGAGACCATCAAGCAACTGATCTTGGGCGGCAAGTACCGCCCGAATCCCGTTCGAAGGGTAGAGATTCCCAAAGAGAACGGAAAGAAGAGAAACCTTGGCATCCCAACAGTGGTTGACCGAGTCATCCAGCAGGCAATCGCCCAAGTGCTTACGCCAATTTATGAGAGGCAGTTTTCAGACAACAGCTACGGATTCCGACCCAAACGGAGCGCACACCACGCGATGAAACGAAGCCAACAATACGTGCAAGAGGGATATCGTTACGTGGTGGATATGGACTTGGAGAAATACTTTGACACCGTCAACCAAAGCAAGCTTATCGAGGTGCTTTCAAGAACGATCAAAGACGGACGAGTGATCTCGCTCATCCATAAGTATCTCCGGGCGGGAGTCGTCGTGAAGCATAAGTTTGAGGACACGGAAATCGGCGTACCGCAGGGAGGGAACCTAAGTCCGATTCTCAGCAATATCATGCTGAATGAATTGGACAAGGAACTGGAAGCAAGAGGACATCGATTCGTGCGATACGCAGACGATATGCTCATATTCTGCCGGAGCAGGAGGAGTGCGGAGCGTACCCTGACGAAAATTCTCCCTTACATCGAGAAGAAGTTGTTTCTCAAGGTAAACCGGGAGAAAACGATTGTGGACGATGCGACAAAAGTTAAATTTCTTGGCTTCTCATTCTACCAGAGCAAAGGGGAAACGCGGGTCAGAATCCATCCCAAATCCGTATCCAAGATGAAAGCTAAAGTGAAAGAGCTAACGTCGAGAAGCAACGGAATGGGCAACACCGACCGGGCGCTGAAGCTTAGGCGTTACATCATGGGATGGGTAAATTATTTCAAGCTTGCTGACATGAAACAACTACTCCAAACCACTGATAAATGGATGAGAAGGCGTATCCGAATGGTCTTCTGGAAGCAATGGAAACGAGTGAGGACGAAACTCGAAAGGCTTATATCGCTCGGAATTCATGAACAGAAGGCGTGGGAATACGCAAACACAAGAAAGGGCTATTGGAGAATCTCCAATAGCCCAATCCTCTCGAAGTCCCTCGGTAACAATAGGCTGAAGAACCTCGGATTCCTTTTCTTTTCTGATTATTATCGACAAGTTACTGCGCATTCCTAA
- the metK gene encoding methionine adenosyltransferase: protein MSIQGRHLFTSESVTEGHPDKICDQISDAVLDAFLANDPNARVACEVSVATGLVLVIGEISTKSEYVDIPSIVRNTIKEIGYTRAKYGFDSNTCAVLTSLNEQSADIAQGVNAALEDRDPAKVAEETANIGAGDQGLMFGFATNETPELMPLPIALSHRIARRLSEVRKDGTLEYLRPDGKTQVTIEYVDGKPKRVDTIVVSTQHSEDITLEQIQKDIKEHVILPVVPVELLDGETKYFINPTGRFVIGGPQGDAGLTGRKIIVDTYGGYARHGGGAFSGKDPTKVDRSAAYAARYVAKNLVAAGLADKVEIQLAYAIGVANPVSINVDTYGTGKVPEEKLVELVRKNFDLRPAGIISMLDLRRPIYRQTAAYGHFGRTDLDLPWERVDKAELLKEQAGL from the coding sequence ATGTCCATACAAGGGCGACACCTATTTACTTCCGAGTCTGTAACCGAAGGACATCCGGATAAAATTTGTGACCAAATCTCTGATGCGGTTCTGGACGCTTTCCTGGCGAATGACCCGAATGCACGTGTGGCCTGCGAGGTTTCCGTAGCGACAGGTCTGGTTCTGGTGATTGGCGAGATCAGCACAAAATCAGAGTATGTAGATATTCCATCCATCGTACGCAACACCATCAAAGAGATTGGCTATACCCGGGCCAAATATGGCTTCGACTCCAATACATGCGCTGTGCTGACGTCCCTGAACGAGCAATCGGCAGATATCGCCCAAGGCGTGAATGCGGCCCTAGAAGATCGTGATCCGGCTAAAGTCGCTGAAGAGACAGCCAATATTGGCGCAGGCGACCAAGGTTTGATGTTTGGTTTTGCAACGAATGAAACACCTGAACTTATGCCTCTTCCTATCGCATTGTCCCACCGTATTGCCCGCCGCTTGTCGGAGGTTCGCAAGGACGGTACTTTGGAGTACCTTCGTCCGGACGGCAAAACGCAAGTCACGATTGAATATGTAGACGGAAAGCCCAAACGGGTGGATACCATAGTAGTATCAACGCAGCATTCGGAAGATATTACGCTAGAGCAGATTCAGAAGGATATCAAAGAGCATGTCATTCTTCCTGTAGTTCCAGTTGAATTGCTGGACGGGGAGACCAAATATTTCATTAACCCGACTGGCCGTTTCGTCATTGGCGGACCGCAGGGGGATGCCGGTTTGACCGGTCGTAAAATCATCGTCGATACTTACGGCGGTTATGCCCGTCATGGCGGCGGTGCGTTCTCTGGTAAGGATCCTACAAAAGTAGACCGTTCCGCTGCTTACGCTGCACGTTATGTCGCTAAGAATCTGGTAGCTGCCGGACTGGCCGACAAAGTGGAAATTCAATTGGCTTACGCAATCGGCGTAGCGAATCCGGTCTCCATTAACGTGGACACCTATGGCACAGGCAAAGTGCCGGAAGAGAAGCTGGTTGAGCTGGTTCGCAAGAACTTTGACCTGCGCCCTGCCGGCATCATTTCAATGCTTGACCTGCGCCGTCCGATTTACCGTCAGACCGCTGCATACGGTCACTTCGGCCGTACCGATCTGGATCTGCCTTGGGAGCGCGTGGATAAAGCGGAGCTGCTGAAGGAGCAGGCGGGATTGTAA